The following are encoded together in the Neomonachus schauinslandi chromosome X, ASM220157v2, whole genome shotgun sequence genome:
- the RAB33A gene encoding ras-related protein Rab-33A: protein MAQPILGHGSLQPASAAGLASLELDSSLDQYVQIRIFKIIVIGDSNVGKTCLTFRFCGGTFPDKTEATIGVDFREKTVEIEGEKIKVQVWDTAGQERFRKSMVEHYYRNVHAVVFVYDVTKMTSFTNLKMWIQECNGHAVPPLVPKVLVGNKCDLREQIQVPSNLALKFADAHNMLLFETSAKDPKESQNVESIFMCLACRLKAQKSLLYRDAERQQGKVQKLEFPQEANSKTSCPC from the exons ATGGCGCAGCCCATCCTGGGCCATGGGAGCCTGCAGCCCGCCTCGGCCGCTGGCCTGGCGTCCTTGGAGCTCGACTCGTCGCTGGACCAGTACGTGCAGATTCGCATCTTCAAAATCATCGTGATTGGGGACTCCAACGTGGGCAAGACCTGCCTGACCTTCCGCTTCTGCGGGGGGACCTTCCCGGACAAGACTGAGGCCACCATTGGCGTGGACTTCAGGGAGAAGACCGTGGAAATCGAGGGCGAGAAGATCAAG GTTCAGGTGTGGGACACAGCAGGTCAGGAACGCTTCCGCAAAAGCATGGTCGAGCATTACTACCGCAATGTGCATGCAGTGGTCTTCGTCTATGACGTCACCAAGATGACATCCTTCACCAACCTCAAGATGTGGATCCAAGAATGCAATGGGCATGCCGTGCCCCCACTAGTCCCCAAAGTGCTTGTGGGCAACAAGTGTGACTTGAGGGAACAGATCCAGGTGCCCTCCAACTTAGCCCTGAAATTTGCCGATGCCCACAACATGCTCTTGTTTGAGACTTCAGCCAAGGACCCCAAAGAGAGCCAGAACGTGGAGTCAATTTTCATGTGCCTGGCTTGCCGATTAAAGGCTCAGAAATCCCTGCTCTATCGTGATGCTGAGAGGCAGCAGGGGAAGGTGCAGAAACTGGAGTTCCCACAGGAAGCTAACAGTAAAACTTCCTGTCCCTGTTGA